In a single window of the Mustela nigripes isolate SB6536 chromosome 17, MUSNIG.SB6536, whole genome shotgun sequence genome:
- the CCDC102A gene encoding coiled-coil domain-containing protein 102A, with product MSHGPSPRLAESPQLSKGSLLTILGSPSPERMGPADSLPPTPPSGTPSPGPPPALPLPPAPALLADGDWESREELRLRELEEARARAAQMEKTMRWWSDCTANWREKWSKVRAERNRAREEVRQLRQRLDALTKELAGARRERQEAQGECEARGRELARLRGARGAADRTPDGPEPEPEREQEPVRDVGSEVPQGSQELELVESLLKSRPEEPEGCWEARSAGTGGPRGSSGRQERSRLPWEDTATIEEDASKLTALRLRLDESQKVLLKEREDKLALSRNIEKLEGELSQWKIKYEELNKTKQEMLKQLSILKEAHQDELGRMSEDLEDELGARSSMDRKMAELRGEMERLQAENAAEWGRRERLETEKLGLERENKKLRAQVGDLEEALARRRRQTASALDCDLRASQAALFEKNKELADLKHVHGKLKKQFQEKVAELAHANRRVEQHEAEVKKLRLRVEELKKELAQAEDELDEAHNQARKLQRSLDEQTEQSENLQVQLEHLQSRLRRQQQSAPLFGKIRSARFGTEEAGDGASDLDEDEDLQIQVA from the exons ATGAGCCACGGGCCCAGCCCCCGGCTGGCGGAGTCCCCGCAGCTGTCCAAGGGCAGCCTCCTGACCATCCTAGGCAGCCCGTCTCCGGAGCGCATGGGGCCGGCCGACTCGCTGCCGCCCACGCCGCCCAGCGGCACGCCGTCACCGGGGCCACCGCCTGCCCTGCCGCTGCCGCCGGCGCCCGCGCTGTTGGCCGACGGGGACTGGGAGAGCCGCGAGGAGCTGCGGCTGCGGGAGCTGGAGGAGGCCCGTGCGCGGGCGGCGCAGATGGAGAAGACCATGCGCTGGTGGTCGGACTGCACGGCCAACTGGCGCGAGAAGTGGAGCAAGGTGCGCGCCGAGCGCAACCGCGCGCGGGAGGAGGTGCGCCAGCTGCGCCAGCGCCTCGACGCGCTCACCAAGGAGCTGGCCGGCGCGCGGCGCGAACGCCAGGAGGCGCAGGGCGAGTGCGAGGCGCGGGGCCGCGAGCTGGCGCGGCTGCGGGGCGCCCGGGGGGCGGCCGACAGGACACCAGACGGGCCGGAGCCCGAGCCCGAGAGGGAGCAGGAGCCCGTGCGCGACGTCGGGTCCGAAGTGCCCCAGGGCAGCCAG GAGCTGGAGCTAGTGGAAAGCCTGCTGAAGAGCAGACCAGAGGAGcctgagggctgctgggaggcaCGCAGCGCGGGGACTGGAGGCCCTCGGGGCAGCTCAGGCCGCCAGGAGCGCAGCCGGCTGCCCTGGGAGGACACAGCCACCATTGAGGAGGATGCATCCAAGTTGACCGCCCTGCGGCTGCGGCTAGATGAGTCCCAGAAGGTGCTGCTCAAGGAGCGAGA gGATAAACTGGCGCTGAGCAGGAACATTGAGAAGCTGGAGGGGGAGCTGAGCCAGTGGAAGATCAAGTATGAGGAACTGAACAAGACCAAGCAGGAAATGCTCAAGCAG CTCAGCATCCTGAAGGAGGCCCACCAGGACGAGCTGGGTCGCATGTCCGAAGACCTGGAGGACGAGTTAGGTGCGCGGTCCAGCATGGACAGGAAGATGGCAGAGCTGAGGGGTGAG ATGGAGCGGCTGCAGGCGGAGAACGCGGCCGAGTGGGGTCGCCGGGAGCGGCTGGAGACTGAGAAGCTGGGCCTGGAGCGTGAGAACAAGAAGCTGCGGGCGCAGGTCGGGGACCTGGAGGAGGCGCTGGCCCGGCGGCGGAGGCAGACAGCCAGCGCCCTGGACTGTGACCTGCGGGCCAGCCAGGCTGCGCTCTTCGAGAAGAACAAG GAGCTGGCCGACCTGAAGCATGTGCATGGCAAGCTGAAgaagcagtttcaggagaaggTGGCCGAGTTGGCACACGCCAACCGACGGGTGGAGCAGCACGAGGCGGAGGTGAAGAAGCTACGGCTGCGGGTGGAGGAGCTCAAGAAGGAGCTGGCCCAGGCTGAGGACGAG CTGGACGAGGCCCACAACCAGGCCCGGAAGCTGCAGCGGTCGCTGGACGAGCAGACGGAGCAGAGCGAGAACCTACAAGTGCAGCTGGAGCATCTGCAGTCCAG GCTCCGCAGGCAGCAGCAGAGCGCCCCCCTCTTCGGGAAGATCCGAAGTGCTCGCTTTGGCACCGAGGAGGCCGGGGACGGAGCCAGCGACCTGGATGAGGACGAGGACTTGCAGATCCAGGTGGCCTAG